From the Castor canadensis chromosome 9, mCasCan1.hap1v2, whole genome shotgun sequence genome, one window contains:
- the Fam193a gene encoding protein FAM193A isoform X1, translating to MNHRTPPYPAGDYCLLCRSERKDSSFLESGVKTSSKLALSMAPKGNSVLHLPLWVCPDCRRTVEKEERHGGLDQPQGQDFLLHSPLGGSQPEASGAGRLALGAQTLPSAGLGTTPSDTTCSCEACSERRDISAETDREPQQLQNYWSEVRYMVRCIYRQAGTPLADDQDQSLVPDKEGVKELVDRLCERDPYQLYQRLEQQAREYVLEMKVRLLRQLSAAAKAKVPSGLQGPPQAHHFVSLLLEEYGALCQAARSISTFLGTLENEHLKKFQVTWELHNKHLFENLVFSEPLLQSSLPALVSQIRLGTTTHDTCNEDTYSTLLQRYQRSEEELRRVAEEWLECQKRIDAYVDEQMTMKTKQRMLTEDWEIFKQRRFIEEQLTNKKVVPGENNFTDAMRHVLSSRLSMPDCPNCNYRRRCACDDCSLSHILTCGIMDPPVTDDIHIHQLPLQVESAPDYLPEMRPPSVSSASSGSGSSSPITIQQHPRLILTDSGSAPTFCSDDEDVASLSAKFADIYPLSNYDDTEVVANMNGIHSEMNGGGENMALKDESPQVSSTSSSSSEADDEEVDGESSGEPPGPPKEDETLENGSPRTEENKVDTPPPSYPAQQAEQTPNTCECHVCKQEASGLTASAMTAGALPPGHQFLSPEKPTHPALHLYPHIHGHVPLHTVPHLPRPLIHPTLYTAPPFTHSKALPPAPVQNHTDKHQVFSASLQDHIYPSCFGNAPEWTSSKFLSLWESEVMNDKNWNPGTFLPDTISGSDILGPALSETRPEALPPPPSNEPPVASDSKEKKNVTKKKCLYNFQDAFMEANEVAMTNTVAMATSSATSSVSCTATTVQSSSSQFKVSSRRPPSVGDVFHGLNKEDHRHSAPAAPRNSPTGLAPLPALSPVALSPASTPHLANLAAPSFPKTATTAPGFVDSRKSFCPAPVAPPPSTTDGSVSAPPSVCSDPDCEGHRCENGVYDPQQDDGDESADEDSCSEHSSSTSTSTNQKEGKYCDCCYCEFFGHGGPPAAPTSRNYAEMREKLRLRLTKRKEEQPKKMDQISERESVVDHRRVEDLLQFINSSETKPVSSTRAAKRARHKQRKLEEKARLEAEARAREHLHLPEEPRRREEEDEEEEDEEEHFKEGFQRLQELQKLRAVKKKKKERPSKDCPKLDMLTRNFQTVTESVPNSENIHNGSLEQTEEPETSSHSPSRHMNHLEPRPGPGAAGYAVDSMDPRDSKLLLPKEVNGKQHEPLAFLLDMMHHHKEGSGKQKLKQPAKASSEPTRKPAESPRATEGQPKPRLQTESKAKVVDFTPLSEQKREERKVNSNNNNKKQLNHIREEKSNPVPLEPPSPVQPQQNGRLILADSPQPKGKNKKSKKKKGDRASSSIDDVFLPKDIDLDSVDMDETEREVEYFKRFCLDSARQTRQRLSINWSNFSLKKATFAAH from the exons cagggccaagattttcttcttcattcaccTCTGGGAGGCTCCCAGCCGGAGGCCAGTGGTGCCGGGAGGTTGGCCCTGGGTGCTCAGACTCTGCCCTCAGCAGGTCTGGGCACCACACCTTCAGATACCACCTGCTCGTGCGAGGCCTGCAGCGAGCGCAG AGACATCTCAGCAGAGACGGACCGGGAACCACAGCAGCTGCAGAACTACTGGTCAGAAGTGCGCTACATGGTCCGCTGCATATACCGCCAGGCAGGGACCCCGCTGGCAGATGACCAGGACCAATCTCTGGTGCCCGACAAGGAGGGAGTGAAGGAGCTCGTGGATAG ACTCTGTGAGCGGGACCCCTACCAGCTGTACCAGAGGTTGGAGCAACAAGCCCGGGAGTATGTACTGGAGATGAAAGTCCGCCTGCTCCGACAGTTGTCGGCTGCAGCGAAGGCAAAGGTGCCATCTGGCTTACAGGGCCCGCCACAGGCACACCACTTCGTCTCCCTCCTCCTGGAGGAGTACGGAGCCCTCTGCCAGGCAGCACGCTCCATTAGCACCTTTCTCGGCACTCTG GAAAATGAGCACTTGAAAAAGTTCCAGGTGACGTGGGAGCTGCATAATAAACACCTGTTTGAAAATCTGGTCTTTTCAGAGCCACTTCTCCAGAGCAGTTTGCCAGCACTGGTGTCACAGATCAG GCTAGGAACCACCACGCATGACACCTGCAATGAGGACACATATAGCACGTTGCTGCAGAGGTACCAGCGCTCTGAGGAAGAGCTGCGCAGAGTTGCTGAGGAGTGGCTGGAGTGCCAGAAGAGGATTGACGCCTATGTGGATGAGCAG atgacaatgaaaacaaaacagcgCATGCTAACAGAAGACTGGGAGATTTTTAAACAAAGGAGATTCATTGAAGAACAG TTAACTAATAAGAAGGTGGTTCCTGGTGAGAACAACTTCACAGATGCCATGAGGCATGTGCTGTCTTCCCGGCTCAGCATGCCTGACTGCCCCAACTGCAACTACAGGAGAAG ATGTGCTTGTGATGACTGCAGCCTCTCACACATCCTCACTTGTGGTATCATGGACCCCCCCGTCACTGACGACATCCACATTCACCAGCTACCACTCCAAGTGGAATCTGCTCCCGACTATCTCCCTGAGATGCGCCCACCTAGTGTGTCGTCAGCAAGCTCAGGGTCGGGCTCCAGCTCTCCCATCACAATTCAGCAACATCCCAGACTCATCCTCACAGACAGTGGCTCTGCACCAACTTT TTGTAGTGATGACGAAGACGTCGCATCGTTGTCAGCTAAGTTTGCTGATATTTATCCACTGAGTAACTACGATGATACCGAGGTGGTGGCCAACATGAATGGAATCCACAGCGAAATGAATGGTGGTGGGGAAAACATGGCCCTGAAAGATGAG TCCCCTCAGGTAAGCAGCACCAGTAGTAGTTCTTCAGAAGCTGATGATGAAGAAGTAGACGGCGAAAGTAGTGGGGAGCCTCCAGGACCCCCAAAAGAGGATGAGACCCTAGAAAATGGGAGCCCCAGGACGGAGGAGAATAAAGTGGACACTCCACCCCCATCCTACCCAGCTCAGCAG gcTGAACAAACTCCAAACACTTGTGAATGTCACGTTTGTAAGCAGGAAGCTTCTGGGCTGACGGCATCAGCAATGACGGCTGGAGCCCTACCTCCTGGCCATCAGTTCCTGAGCCCAGAGAAGCCCACACACCCTGCGCTGCACCTGTACCCCCACATCCACGGACATGTGCCATTGCACACGGTCCCGCACCTGCCTCGACCGCTCATCCATCCCACTTTGTACACAGCGCCCCCCTTCACACACAGTAAG gctTTACCACCAGCACCTGTTCAGAATCACACAGATAAGCATCAGGTGTTCAGTGCATCTCTTCAAGACCATATTTATCCGAGCTGTTTTGGGAATGCTCCAGAGTGGACTAGTTCTAAATTTTTAAGTCTTTGGGAATCAGAAGTGATGAATGATAAGAACTGGAATCCTGGCACTTTCTTGCCAGATACAATTTCTG GGAGTGACATTTTAGGGCCAGCACTCTCAGAAACAAGACCTGAAGCTCTTCCACCTCCACCTAGCAACGAACCACCTGTGGCTTCCgatagcaaagagaaaaaaaatgtcacaaaaaagaaatgtttgtacAATTTCCAAGATGCTTTTATGGAAGCCAATGAAGTTGCCATGACAAACACAGTCGCCATGGCCACCTCCTCAGCCACATCCTCAGTGTCGTGTACAGCCACCACAGTGCAGTCCAGCAGCAGCCAGTTCAAGGTGTCCTCCAGGAGGCCGCCTTCCGTAG GTGACGTCTTTCACGGCCTCAACAAGGAGGACCACAGACACTCGGCACCTGCCGCCCCAAGGAACAGCCCCACAGGCCTGGCCCCCCTCCCAGCCCTCTCTCCTGTCGCGCTCTCCCCAGCCTCCACACCTCACCTTGCAAATCTTGCAGCCCCATCATTCCCCAAAACTGCAACCACAGCTCCTGGGTTTGTGGATTCACGCAAGAGCTTCTGTCCTGCCCCTGTGGCTCCCCCACCCTCCACCACAGACGGCTCCGTTAGTGCCCCACCCAGCGTCTGCAG TGACCCGGACTGCGAAGGCCACCGCTGCGAGAATGGTGTCTATGACCCCCAGCAGGACGATGGGGATGAGAGCGCAGATGAGGATAGCTGCTCTGAGCACAGCTCCAGCACCTCAACCTCCACCAACCAGAAGGAGGGTAAATACTGTGACTGCTGCTACTGTGAGTTCTTCGGACATGGCGGG CCTCCAGCTGCACCAACAAGTAGAAATTATGCAGAAATGAGGGAAAAGCTTCGCTTACGTCTGACCAAGAGGAAAGAAGAGCAACCTAAAAAAATGGATCAAATCTCAGAACGGGAAAGTGTTGTTGACCATCGCAGAGTAGAAGACCTTCTGCAGTTTATAAACAGCTCAGAGACCAAGCCAGTAAGCAGTACTCGGGCAGCCAAACGAGCGAGGCACAAGCAGAGAAAG CTGGAGGAGAAGGCACGCCTGGAAGCTGAGGCCAGGGCACGGGAGCACCTGCATCTCCCGGAGGAGCCAAGGCGgcgggaggaggaggacgaggaggaggaggacgaagAAGAGCATTTCAAGGAGGGATTTCAGCGGCTTCAGGAGCTTCAGAAGCTAAGAGctgtaaaaaagaagaagaaggagaggccTAGTAAAGACTGTCCCAAGTTGGACATGCTTACTAGAAATTTCCAGACAGTGACAGAGTCTGTCCCTAATTCTGAAAACATCCACAATGGCTCACTAGAGCAAACTGAAGAACCAGAAACCTCATCTCACTCCCCTTCCAGACACATGAACCACTTAGAGCCCAGGCCAGGGCCAGGAGCTGCCGGATATGCTGTTGACTCCATGGACCCCAGAGACTCCAAACTTCTGCTCCCCAAGGAGGTCAATGGGAAGCAACATGAGCCCCTCGCTTTTCTCCTTGACATGATGCACCACCACAAGGAGGGGAGTGGGAAGCAGAAGCTAAAGCAGCCCGCTAAGGCTAGCAGCGAGCCAACCAGGAAGCCTGCAGAGTCGCCCAGAGCCACGGAGGGGCAGCCCAAGCCCAGGCTGCAGACTGAGTCAAAGGCTAAAGTGGTCGACTTCACGCCCCTCTCAgagcagaagagagaggagaggaaagtcaacagtaacaacaataacaaaaagcagCTGAACCACATTAGGGAGGAGAAATCAAACCCTGTCCCTCTGGAGCCACCCTCTCCTGTCCAGCCTCAGCAGAACGGCCGGCTGATTCTGGCCGATTCTCCTCAGCCAAAGGGCAAGAACaagaaaagcaagaagaagaaaggagacagagCCAGCAGTTCAATTG
- the Fam193a gene encoding protein FAM193A isoform X2 — MNHRTPPYPAGDYCLLCRSERKDSSFLESGVKTSSKLALSMAPKGNSVLHLPLWVCPDCRRTVEKEERHGGLDQPGQDFLLHSPLGGSQPEASGAGRLALGAQTLPSAGLGTTPSDTTCSCEACSERRDISAETDREPQQLQNYWSEVRYMVRCIYRQAGTPLADDQDQSLVPDKEGVKELVDRLCERDPYQLYQRLEQQAREYVLEMKVRLLRQLSAAAKAKVPSGLQGPPQAHHFVSLLLEEYGALCQAARSISTFLGTLENEHLKKFQVTWELHNKHLFENLVFSEPLLQSSLPALVSQIRLGTTTHDTCNEDTYSTLLQRYQRSEEELRRVAEEWLECQKRIDAYVDEQMTMKTKQRMLTEDWEIFKQRRFIEEQLTNKKVVPGENNFTDAMRHVLSSRLSMPDCPNCNYRRRCACDDCSLSHILTCGIMDPPVTDDIHIHQLPLQVESAPDYLPEMRPPSVSSASSGSGSSSPITIQQHPRLILTDSGSAPTFCSDDEDVASLSAKFADIYPLSNYDDTEVVANMNGIHSEMNGGGENMALKDESPQVSSTSSSSSEADDEEVDGESSGEPPGPPKEDETLENGSPRTEENKVDTPPPSYPAQQAEQTPNTCECHVCKQEASGLTASAMTAGALPPGHQFLSPEKPTHPALHLYPHIHGHVPLHTVPHLPRPLIHPTLYTAPPFTHSKALPPAPVQNHTDKHQVFSASLQDHIYPSCFGNAPEWTSSKFLSLWESEVMNDKNWNPGTFLPDTISGSDILGPALSETRPEALPPPPSNEPPVASDSKEKKNVTKKKCLYNFQDAFMEANEVAMTNTVAMATSSATSSVSCTATTVQSSSSQFKVSSRRPPSVGDVFHGLNKEDHRHSAPAAPRNSPTGLAPLPALSPVALSPASTPHLANLAAPSFPKTATTAPGFVDSRKSFCPAPVAPPPSTTDGSVSAPPSVCSDPDCEGHRCENGVYDPQQDDGDESADEDSCSEHSSSTSTSTNQKEGKYCDCCYCEFFGHGGPPAAPTSRNYAEMREKLRLRLTKRKEEQPKKMDQISERESVVDHRRVEDLLQFINSSETKPVSSTRAAKRARHKQRKLEEKARLEAEARAREHLHLPEEPRRREEEDEEEEDEEEHFKEGFQRLQELQKLRAVKKKKKERPSKDCPKLDMLTRNFQTVTESVPNSENIHNGSLEQTEEPETSSHSPSRHMNHLEPRPGPGAAGYAVDSMDPRDSKLLLPKEVNGKQHEPLAFLLDMMHHHKEGSGKQKLKQPAKASSEPTRKPAESPRATEGQPKPRLQTESKAKVVDFTPLSEQKREERKVNSNNNNKKQLNHIREEKSNPVPLEPPSPVQPQQNGRLILADSPQPKGKNKKSKKKKGDRASSSIDDVFLPKDIDLDSVDMDETEREVEYFKRFCLDSARQTRQRLSINWSNFSLKKATFAAH, encoded by the exons ggccaagattttcttcttcattcaccTCTGGGAGGCTCCCAGCCGGAGGCCAGTGGTGCCGGGAGGTTGGCCCTGGGTGCTCAGACTCTGCCCTCAGCAGGTCTGGGCACCACACCTTCAGATACCACCTGCTCGTGCGAGGCCTGCAGCGAGCGCAG AGACATCTCAGCAGAGACGGACCGGGAACCACAGCAGCTGCAGAACTACTGGTCAGAAGTGCGCTACATGGTCCGCTGCATATACCGCCAGGCAGGGACCCCGCTGGCAGATGACCAGGACCAATCTCTGGTGCCCGACAAGGAGGGAGTGAAGGAGCTCGTGGATAG ACTCTGTGAGCGGGACCCCTACCAGCTGTACCAGAGGTTGGAGCAACAAGCCCGGGAGTATGTACTGGAGATGAAAGTCCGCCTGCTCCGACAGTTGTCGGCTGCAGCGAAGGCAAAGGTGCCATCTGGCTTACAGGGCCCGCCACAGGCACACCACTTCGTCTCCCTCCTCCTGGAGGAGTACGGAGCCCTCTGCCAGGCAGCACGCTCCATTAGCACCTTTCTCGGCACTCTG GAAAATGAGCACTTGAAAAAGTTCCAGGTGACGTGGGAGCTGCATAATAAACACCTGTTTGAAAATCTGGTCTTTTCAGAGCCACTTCTCCAGAGCAGTTTGCCAGCACTGGTGTCACAGATCAG GCTAGGAACCACCACGCATGACACCTGCAATGAGGACACATATAGCACGTTGCTGCAGAGGTACCAGCGCTCTGAGGAAGAGCTGCGCAGAGTTGCTGAGGAGTGGCTGGAGTGCCAGAAGAGGATTGACGCCTATGTGGATGAGCAG atgacaatgaaaacaaaacagcgCATGCTAACAGAAGACTGGGAGATTTTTAAACAAAGGAGATTCATTGAAGAACAG TTAACTAATAAGAAGGTGGTTCCTGGTGAGAACAACTTCACAGATGCCATGAGGCATGTGCTGTCTTCCCGGCTCAGCATGCCTGACTGCCCCAACTGCAACTACAGGAGAAG ATGTGCTTGTGATGACTGCAGCCTCTCACACATCCTCACTTGTGGTATCATGGACCCCCCCGTCACTGACGACATCCACATTCACCAGCTACCACTCCAAGTGGAATCTGCTCCCGACTATCTCCCTGAGATGCGCCCACCTAGTGTGTCGTCAGCAAGCTCAGGGTCGGGCTCCAGCTCTCCCATCACAATTCAGCAACATCCCAGACTCATCCTCACAGACAGTGGCTCTGCACCAACTTT TTGTAGTGATGACGAAGACGTCGCATCGTTGTCAGCTAAGTTTGCTGATATTTATCCACTGAGTAACTACGATGATACCGAGGTGGTGGCCAACATGAATGGAATCCACAGCGAAATGAATGGTGGTGGGGAAAACATGGCCCTGAAAGATGAG TCCCCTCAGGTAAGCAGCACCAGTAGTAGTTCTTCAGAAGCTGATGATGAAGAAGTAGACGGCGAAAGTAGTGGGGAGCCTCCAGGACCCCCAAAAGAGGATGAGACCCTAGAAAATGGGAGCCCCAGGACGGAGGAGAATAAAGTGGACACTCCACCCCCATCCTACCCAGCTCAGCAG gcTGAACAAACTCCAAACACTTGTGAATGTCACGTTTGTAAGCAGGAAGCTTCTGGGCTGACGGCATCAGCAATGACGGCTGGAGCCCTACCTCCTGGCCATCAGTTCCTGAGCCCAGAGAAGCCCACACACCCTGCGCTGCACCTGTACCCCCACATCCACGGACATGTGCCATTGCACACGGTCCCGCACCTGCCTCGACCGCTCATCCATCCCACTTTGTACACAGCGCCCCCCTTCACACACAGTAAG gctTTACCACCAGCACCTGTTCAGAATCACACAGATAAGCATCAGGTGTTCAGTGCATCTCTTCAAGACCATATTTATCCGAGCTGTTTTGGGAATGCTCCAGAGTGGACTAGTTCTAAATTTTTAAGTCTTTGGGAATCAGAAGTGATGAATGATAAGAACTGGAATCCTGGCACTTTCTTGCCAGATACAATTTCTG GGAGTGACATTTTAGGGCCAGCACTCTCAGAAACAAGACCTGAAGCTCTTCCACCTCCACCTAGCAACGAACCACCTGTGGCTTCCgatagcaaagagaaaaaaaatgtcacaaaaaagaaatgtttgtacAATTTCCAAGATGCTTTTATGGAAGCCAATGAAGTTGCCATGACAAACACAGTCGCCATGGCCACCTCCTCAGCCACATCCTCAGTGTCGTGTACAGCCACCACAGTGCAGTCCAGCAGCAGCCAGTTCAAGGTGTCCTCCAGGAGGCCGCCTTCCGTAG GTGACGTCTTTCACGGCCTCAACAAGGAGGACCACAGACACTCGGCACCTGCCGCCCCAAGGAACAGCCCCACAGGCCTGGCCCCCCTCCCAGCCCTCTCTCCTGTCGCGCTCTCCCCAGCCTCCACACCTCACCTTGCAAATCTTGCAGCCCCATCATTCCCCAAAACTGCAACCACAGCTCCTGGGTTTGTGGATTCACGCAAGAGCTTCTGTCCTGCCCCTGTGGCTCCCCCACCCTCCACCACAGACGGCTCCGTTAGTGCCCCACCCAGCGTCTGCAG TGACCCGGACTGCGAAGGCCACCGCTGCGAGAATGGTGTCTATGACCCCCAGCAGGACGATGGGGATGAGAGCGCAGATGAGGATAGCTGCTCTGAGCACAGCTCCAGCACCTCAACCTCCACCAACCAGAAGGAGGGTAAATACTGTGACTGCTGCTACTGTGAGTTCTTCGGACATGGCGGG CCTCCAGCTGCACCAACAAGTAGAAATTATGCAGAAATGAGGGAAAAGCTTCGCTTACGTCTGACCAAGAGGAAAGAAGAGCAACCTAAAAAAATGGATCAAATCTCAGAACGGGAAAGTGTTGTTGACCATCGCAGAGTAGAAGACCTTCTGCAGTTTATAAACAGCTCAGAGACCAAGCCAGTAAGCAGTACTCGGGCAGCCAAACGAGCGAGGCACAAGCAGAGAAAG CTGGAGGAGAAGGCACGCCTGGAAGCTGAGGCCAGGGCACGGGAGCACCTGCATCTCCCGGAGGAGCCAAGGCGgcgggaggaggaggacgaggaggaggaggacgaagAAGAGCATTTCAAGGAGGGATTTCAGCGGCTTCAGGAGCTTCAGAAGCTAAGAGctgtaaaaaagaagaagaaggagaggccTAGTAAAGACTGTCCCAAGTTGGACATGCTTACTAGAAATTTCCAGACAGTGACAGAGTCTGTCCCTAATTCTGAAAACATCCACAATGGCTCACTAGAGCAAACTGAAGAACCAGAAACCTCATCTCACTCCCCTTCCAGACACATGAACCACTTAGAGCCCAGGCCAGGGCCAGGAGCTGCCGGATATGCTGTTGACTCCATGGACCCCAGAGACTCCAAACTTCTGCTCCCCAAGGAGGTCAATGGGAAGCAACATGAGCCCCTCGCTTTTCTCCTTGACATGATGCACCACCACAAGGAGGGGAGTGGGAAGCAGAAGCTAAAGCAGCCCGCTAAGGCTAGCAGCGAGCCAACCAGGAAGCCTGCAGAGTCGCCCAGAGCCACGGAGGGGCAGCCCAAGCCCAGGCTGCAGACTGAGTCAAAGGCTAAAGTGGTCGACTTCACGCCCCTCTCAgagcagaagagagaggagaggaaagtcaacagtaacaacaataacaaaaagcagCTGAACCACATTAGGGAGGAGAAATCAAACCCTGTCCCTCTGGAGCCACCCTCTCCTGTCCAGCCTCAGCAGAACGGCCGGCTGATTCTGGCCGATTCTCCTCAGCCAAAGGGCAAGAACaagaaaagcaagaagaagaaaggagacagagCCAGCAGTTCAATTG